The following are encoded in a window of Paenibacillus polymyxa genomic DNA:
- a CDS encoding PHB depolymerase family esterase, whose product MQRRRFVLVLLSFVFLLTIFFPSSSSAAAADVPAPQATLLTQVQPLGEVVSAVVLKYSTNIDGASLSTSSFQVQSVLNDVYTDRTVTGVYTNDTGAITNRSTYGKYVVIELDTQDKNASTLTYDATSAVNRINTLNYTISQKKDIATSKKTVIPASTQTVKATDKITPIVDDFQKNTFENKEGFKLNYFTFEPKVEPDKTYPLVVFLHGNGERGDGNGVNLLANAGAVTWASPEQQAKHPSFVIAPQSPIDLEHKFIWADEPRNSAVADLVRDTALKYPIDTNRIYIVGISQGAMGTWRLLEKNLDLFAAGVPIAGLTNYEKAVNMYAPVEPTHVEALKNVPIWAFHAADDTTVSPKNSQEMVAAIKAQNGNLIHFTEYEAGIIKPTGHFSWVPALQNQDMIEWLFAQKK is encoded by the coding sequence ATGCAAAGAAGACGTTTTGTCCTTGTTTTATTATCTTTCGTGTTCCTGCTTACGATCTTTTTCCCATCCTCCAGCTCTGCCGCAGCAGCTGATGTCCCAGCGCCACAGGCTACCCTGCTTACTCAGGTACAGCCTTTGGGTGAAGTCGTTTCTGCTGTCGTACTGAAATACAGCACCAATATTGACGGGGCATCCTTATCCACGTCCAGCTTTCAGGTTCAATCTGTACTCAATGATGTATATACAGACAGAACCGTAACCGGTGTATATACCAATGATACTGGAGCCATCACCAACCGCAGTACTTATGGTAAATATGTCGTGATTGAGCTGGATACGCAAGATAAAAATGCAAGTACCCTTACTTACGATGCAACAAGCGCAGTTAACCGCATCAACACGTTGAATTATACGATTAGTCAAAAGAAAGATATTGCAACTTCAAAGAAAACAGTCATCCCAGCCTCTACACAGACTGTAAAAGCAACGGATAAAATTACACCAATCGTGGACGATTTCCAAAAAAACACCTTTGAAAATAAAGAAGGCTTCAAGCTGAACTACTTTACGTTTGAGCCTAAGGTAGAGCCTGACAAAACCTACCCGTTGGTTGTATTCCTGCACGGAAACGGCGAACGCGGTGATGGAAACGGAGTCAACCTGTTAGCGAATGCTGGTGCTGTCACTTGGGCTTCTCCTGAGCAGCAAGCCAAACACCCATCCTTCGTCATCGCTCCACAAAGCCCGATTGACCTGGAGCATAAATTCATTTGGGCGGATGAGCCACGCAACAGCGCTGTAGCCGATTTGGTACGTGATACGGCGTTAAAATACCCGATCGATACCAACCGAATCTATATTGTTGGTATTTCTCAAGGAGCCATGGGAACGTGGAGATTGTTGGAAAAAAATCTGGACTTGTTCGCTGCAGGTGTGCCGATTGCTGGTTTGACCAACTATGAAAAAGCCGTTAACATGTATGCGCCTGTTGAACCTACACACGTCGAGGCATTGAAAAACGTTCCTATTTGGGCCTTTCATGCTGCAGACGATACCACAGTAAGTCCTAAAAACTCGCAAGAAATGGTCGCTGCCATTAAAGCACAAAACGGAAACCTCATTCACTTCACTGAATACGAAGCAGGGATTATCAAACCTACAGGACACTTCTCCTGGGTTCCGGCTCTGCAAAATCAGGATATGATTGAATGGCTGTTTGCACAAAAGAAATAA
- a CDS encoding putative metal homeostasis protein, with product MAKADVATARRQLRSPNKVTRRRALRTIKAAKRAK from the coding sequence ATGGCTAAAGCAGATGTGGCAACTGCCAGAAGACAGCTTCGGAGTCCGAATAAGGTAACTCGCAGACGAGCTTTGAGAACGATCAAAGCTGCGAAACGCGCGAAGTAG
- a CDS encoding helix-turn-helix domain-containing protein, which yields MEIQNRYHFKLGDILEELDISRNKLAVEAKIRPATVIDMVNGKTKRLELETLVHILDALNRFARQRRFTRTITLADIVEYIPEDGIEGH from the coding sequence ATGGAGATTCAAAATAGATATCATTTTAAACTTGGCGATATTTTAGAAGAACTTGATATTTCCCGAAATAAACTGGCCGTAGAAGCAAAAATACGTCCGGCAACTGTAATAGATATGGTAAATGGCAAAACCAAAAGACTTGAATTAGAAACACTTGTCCATATCCTTGATGCTTTGAATAGATTCGCCCGCCAGCGTAGATTTACAAGGACTATTACTCTTGCTGATATTGTAGAGTACATTCCCGAAGATGGAATTGAGGGACATTGA
- a CDS encoding helix-turn-helix domain-containing protein, with product MKMSNAQGIAFKLEELLREIGITKNALAREAKIRPNTIYEMCNNTSKRIEFKTFNTVMETLIRLSGRPLTLHDVLEYIPEDEVHEY from the coding sequence ATGAAAATGTCAAACGCACAGGGAATTGCTTTCAAACTTGAAGAATTGCTTCGAGAAATCGGGATTACTAAAAATGCCCTCGCTCGTGAGGCTAAAATCAGACCTAATACTATCTACGAAATGTGTAACAATACATCCAAGCGGATCGAGTTTAAAACGTTTAATACAGTGATGGAAACGTTAATTCGCCTTTCTGGTCGCCCGTTAACCCTGCACGATGTTCTCGAGTACATACCTGAAGATGAGGTCCATGAATATTAA
- a CDS encoding cysteine ABC transporter substrate-binding protein, translated as MRKGMKFTTLLLALSLLIVGLAGCAGGGNTNGSSGSAKFASIEDIKKNGKIRIGVFADKPPFGYVDSEGKNQGFDVYIAKRFAKDLLGDESKVEFVLVDAASRVAYLESNKVDIIMANFTVTDERKEKVDFANPYMKLSFGIVSPDSAPITTIDQLKNSDQKLIVAKGTTAETYFTKNYPDIKLLKFDQYTEIFSALKDKRGAAIANDNTELIAWAKANPGFTVTIPAFGGQDTIAPAVAKGNKELLDWINNELATLGKENFVHQAYKDTLTSVYGEGFTDQLVVEGGKVD; from the coding sequence ATGAGAAAAGGAATGAAGTTCACGACGTTATTACTGGCTTTGAGCTTGCTGATTGTTGGTTTGGCGGGATGTGCAGGAGGCGGAAATACCAACGGTAGTTCAGGCTCGGCTAAATTTGCTTCGATTGAGGACATTAAAAAGAATGGCAAGATTCGAATAGGTGTATTTGCAGATAAGCCGCCTTTTGGCTACGTGGATTCGGAAGGGAAGAATCAAGGCTTTGACGTCTATATTGCGAAGCGGTTTGCCAAAGATCTCTTGGGTGACGAGTCCAAGGTGGAATTTGTTCTGGTGGATGCTGCCAGCCGGGTCGCCTATTTGGAATCCAACAAGGTAGATATCATCATGGCTAACTTTACGGTGACGGATGAGCGTAAGGAAAAAGTCGATTTTGCCAACCCGTATATGAAATTATCCTTTGGCATTGTGTCGCCTGATAGCGCTCCAATCACCACGATTGACCAATTGAAGAATTCGGATCAGAAGCTGATTGTCGCAAAGGGAACAACGGCTGAAACCTATTTCACGAAAAATTACCCTGATATCAAGCTGCTTAAATTCGACCAATATACAGAAATCTTCTCAGCCCTCAAAGACAAACGCGGGGCTGCCATTGCCAACGATAATACAGAGCTGATCGCCTGGGCAAAGGCCAACCCTGGCTTTACCGTAACCATCCCGGCCTTTGGTGGTCAAGATACGATTGCACCCGCAGTAGCAAAGGGAAATAAGGAGTTATTAGACTGGATCAACAATGAGCTGGCTACATTAGGCAAGGAAAACTTTGTGCATCAAGCCTACAAGGACACACTGACCTCTGTTTACGGAGAAGGCTTTACAGATCAACTGGTCGTAGAGGGCGGCAAAGTGGATTAA
- a CDS encoding amino acid ABC transporter ATP-binding protein, which produces MGEAVEVLLEIRGLHKSFEDRKVLQQINLDVTKGEVVVVLGPSGCGKSTLLRCLNGLEPVQSGDIRYRGQDLTDKKVNWREVRQHIGMVFQNYELFPHMTVLENILLGPLKVQRRNKQEALEQAEQLLERVGLLDRKDAYPRQLSGGQKQRIAIVRALCMNPEIMLFDEVTASLDPEMVREVLDVMRELAQQGMTMIIVTHEMGFAKSVGDRIVFMDQGQICEMTTPQQFFTQPETERAQHFLDIFQYETI; this is translated from the coding sequence ATGGGAGAGGCTGTGGAGGTTTTACTCGAAATTCGAGGGCTGCACAAAAGCTTCGAAGACCGAAAAGTACTGCAACAGATTAATCTGGACGTAACGAAAGGGGAAGTCGTGGTCGTTCTCGGTCCTTCGGGATGTGGAAAAAGCACGCTCCTCCGATGTCTCAATGGTCTGGAGCCGGTCCAGAGTGGAGATATCCGTTATAGAGGGCAGGACCTGACGGATAAGAAAGTGAATTGGCGTGAGGTGCGGCAGCATATTGGAATGGTGTTCCAGAACTACGAGCTGTTTCCGCATATGACGGTCTTAGAAAATATATTGCTTGGCCCGCTTAAAGTTCAGCGGAGAAATAAGCAGGAGGCACTTGAGCAAGCGGAGCAGCTATTGGAGCGAGTGGGTCTGCTGGATCGCAAAGATGCGTACCCGAGACAATTATCAGGTGGGCAAAAGCAACGGATTGCAATTGTGCGCGCCCTGTGTATGAACCCAGAAATTATGCTCTTTGATGAAGTCACCGCATCCTTGGACCCGGAAATGGTCAGAGAGGTGCTGGATGTCATGCGAGAGCTGGCACAGCAGGGCATGACCATGATTATCGTGACGCATGAAATGGGATTTGCCAAGTCGGTAGGGGATCGTATCGTTTTTATGGATCAAGGACAGATATGCGAAATGACTACGCCACAGCAATTTTTTACCCAACCGGAAACAGAGCGTGCCCAGCACTTTCTGGATATATTTCAGTACGAAACGATATAA
- a CDS encoding amino acid ABC transporter permease encodes MLNSGINVLFEGSNFERLLGGLLVTLEIALLSIIIGTLLGILMGLLRTLKSRPIRFVLRLYLETFRIIPILVWLYVVYFGFTPLLNVNISGELTAIIVFSLWGAAEIGDIVRGALESLPKHQVESGQALGLTYGQLYRHVLIPQAVRRMLPGSINLATRMIKTTSLVVLIGVVEVVKVGQQIIELGVIKAPSASFWVYGFIFILYFLVCYPLSRLSKRFERRWQN; translated from the coding sequence ATGCTGAATTCGGGGATTAATGTACTTTTTGAAGGTTCCAATTTCGAGCGTCTATTAGGGGGATTGCTCGTTACGCTGGAGATTGCGCTACTTTCCATTATTATCGGTACTCTATTAGGCATTTTGATGGGGTTGCTGCGCACCTTAAAATCAAGACCGATTCGGTTTGTGCTGAGGTTATATTTGGAGACATTCCGCATTATTCCAATTCTGGTGTGGTTGTATGTCGTATATTTTGGATTTACTCCTTTGTTGAATGTGAATATCAGCGGGGAATTGACAGCAATTATCGTATTCAGCCTGTGGGGAGCGGCCGAGATTGGTGACATCGTTCGTGGTGCATTGGAATCACTGCCCAAGCATCAGGTGGAATCCGGGCAAGCATTGGGACTGACATATGGACAGTTATACCGCCATGTGCTCATTCCCCAGGCGGTGCGCCGAATGCTTCCCGGTTCTATTAATCTGGCGACACGGATGATCAAAACCACTTCATTAGTGGTGCTGATCGGTGTAGTGGAAGTGGTCAAGGTGGGGCAGCAGATTATTGAGCTTGGTGTAATCAAGGCGCCCTCGGCATCCTTCTGGGTGTACGGCTTTATTTTCATATTGTATTTTCTCGTATGCTATCCGTTATCCAGACTTTCCAAAAGATTTGAACGCAGATGGCAAAATTAG
- a CDS encoding amino acid ABC transporter permease codes for MNLDWEFIVESLPLYGEAMWLTLKIAFFAILFSLVVGLLCSTVLYYKVRGISGIVVAYIELSRNTPLLVQLYFLYYGFTKIGLHMSEMTCAIVGMTFLGGGYMAEAFRGGMEAVSKTQTESGLSLGLSKIQLARYVILPQAFAISVPSLGANAIFLLKETSIVGAIALLDLMNVAKDLIGMYYKTTESLILLVLAYLVLLLPLSILLTWVERKVRYAEFGD; via the coding sequence ATGAACTTAGACTGGGAGTTTATTGTAGAGAGCTTGCCGTTATATGGAGAAGCTATGTGGTTGACGTTGAAGATCGCCTTTTTTGCTATTCTATTTTCATTAGTCGTCGGTTTGCTGTGCAGCACAGTACTGTATTACAAGGTAAGGGGAATTAGCGGCATCGTTGTTGCCTATATTGAGCTTTCCCGAAATACGCCGCTGCTTGTACAGTTATATTTTCTGTATTACGGGTTTACGAAAATAGGTCTGCATATGAGCGAAATGACGTGTGCCATTGTGGGCATGACCTTTTTGGGCGGGGGTTATATGGCTGAGGCGTTCCGTGGGGGAATGGAAGCAGTGAGTAAAACCCAGACGGAATCCGGGCTGAGTCTCGGACTGTCCAAGATACAACTGGCGAGATATGTTATTTTGCCACAGGCTTTTGCCATCAGTGTTCCGTCTCTGGGAGCGAATGCGATTTTTTTGCTCAAGGAGACTTCCATTGTTGGCGCCATTGCTTTATTAGATCTGATGAATGTGGCAAAAGACCTGATCGGCATGTACTACAAAACGACAGAATCCCTAATTCTGCTGGTATTGGCATATCTCGTTCTGCTTTTACCTTTGTCGATACTGCTGACATGGGTGGAAAGGAAGGTGAGATATGCTGAATTCGGGGATTAA